The following proteins are encoded in a genomic region of Gimesia algae:
- a CDS encoding sigma-54-dependent transcriptional regulator — MSKLLIVDDEESICWGLSQLGESLGHQVRMASSAEQALNFAEEERPDVVVMDVRLPGMDGLTAMQGLYDRIGPVPVIVITAYGDLQTAVEAVRKGAFDYIVKPFDLNQMERVLEKAIDESQRDELTPGEPKQVEGLVGSTPEMQNVFKSIALVAGSEASVLLSGESGTGKELAAQAIHRFSDRAAGPFVAVNIASLSEGLAESELFGHVQGAFTSAESARVGFLEQADQGTLFLDEVADIPLAIQVKLLRALEEGEVLPVGSNQRVKTSFRVIAATHRNLESLIKQGKFRHDLYFRLCTFQIDIPPLRKRVADIRVLAEFFLERFVDRQTGMQHRLTAETVAELERRPWYGNVRELRNAIEHAALRARGGTILPEDLPTAVSQSFLGMDEAPAGSEAEISVLLKEWAEAQLTDPEQAANIYEQLLALIEPPVMEVALEKFHGQCAPAARCLGLHRTTLSKKLKQYGIENS, encoded by the coding sequence GTGTCGAAATTACTAATCGTTGATGATGAAGAATCAATCTGCTGGGGTTTAAGCCAACTGGGTGAGAGCCTCGGTCATCAGGTGCGGATGGCTTCGTCGGCAGAACAGGCCTTAAACTTTGCAGAAGAGGAACGTCCGGATGTGGTGGTAATGGATGTGCGTCTGCCCGGCATGGACGGGTTGACAGCCATGCAGGGACTCTATGATCGTATCGGACCTGTCCCGGTGATTGTGATTACCGCCTATGGTGATTTGCAGACGGCAGTGGAAGCGGTTCGTAAAGGAGCCTTTGATTATATCGTGAAGCCGTTCGATCTGAATCAGATGGAGCGCGTGCTTGAGAAAGCCATCGATGAGTCCCAGCGTGATGAACTGACACCGGGTGAACCGAAGCAGGTGGAGGGCCTGGTTGGTTCGACGCCTGAGATGCAAAACGTCTTCAAGTCGATTGCGCTGGTGGCGGGCTCGGAAGCGAGTGTCCTGTTGTCAGGAGAAAGTGGAACGGGAAAAGAGTTGGCGGCACAGGCCATTCATCGCTTCAGTGACCGCGCAGCGGGTCCGTTCGTCGCGGTAAATATTGCATCACTGAGTGAGGGACTTGCGGAGAGCGAACTGTTTGGTCATGTGCAGGGGGCATTCACGAGTGCGGAATCAGCGCGGGTCGGTTTTCTGGAGCAGGCCGATCAGGGGACTTTATTTCTGGATGAAGTCGCCGACATTCCCCTGGCGATTCAGGTTAAACTGCTGCGTGCACTGGAAGAGGGTGAAGTATTGCCCGTCGGTTCGAATCAGCGGGTGAAGACGAGTTTTCGAGTGATCGCTGCCACGCATCGAAATCTGGAGTCGTTAATCAAACAAGGGAAATTCCGACACGACCTCTATTTTCGTTTGTGTACCTTTCAGATTGATATTCCACCCCTGAGAAAGCGTGTGGCTGACATTCGCGTGCTCGCGGAATTTTTTCTGGAGCGGTTTGTGGATCGACAAACGGGAATGCAGCATCGCCTGACTGCAGAAACGGTTGCGGAGCTCGAGCGGCGACCCTGGTATGGAAATGTGCGGGAGCTGCGGAATGCAATTGAGCATGCGGCATTGCGGGCACGCGGGGGAACGATTTTGCCGGAAGATCTGCCAACTGCGGTGTCGCAGTCATTTCTCGGAATGGATGAGGCCCCGGCGGGATCGGAAGCGGAGATCAGTGTGCTGCTGAAAGAGTGGGCGGAAGCACAGCTGACGGACCCGGAACAGGCTGCGAATATTTATGAGCAGCTGCTGGCGCTGATTGAGCCGCCCGTGATGGAAGTCGCGCTGGAAAAATTTCATGGACAATGTGCACCCGCGGCGCGGTGTCTGGGCTTGCATCGGACCACGCTGAGTAAGAAACTGAAACAATACGGTATTGAAAACAGCTGA
- a CDS encoding transglutaminase-like domain-containing protein: MNGQRTIAFTMISLECATFGILSETLFFPFSIILLAALSYAALLRYPFSRRQVFWTTSILAILFMAKYMMYQHEFGLDRLAIRTPLAYAAAQFVITVQLRQMFDSHFDRFLPNSFPLFGIVTFILIGDILVYGSKGQYYQVLVFGYILLTGVFYQFGHAVRKPVKTVKKRWSVYMIRAGIFGVICLMGWLTATGLDRYERELDQLYYRLIEPRTGGVASRAGFSTISRLGSLSKQFDAGAEQVKLRVQSTDEPGYFRGRAFVQFFNSEWHSEIGNHNAAIIAVPPAGVQATVPQDGTWFQIGQAKSSNWIEYQVWSEVPGHIFAPLNTPLVYAVADSVQFDSQDILTSRSMESGFPYSLYYPRHQLPHRPESEQALKRLLQVPYNISSEIQILTQEVFAGCKTPAAKIERVQAYFQNNYEYGLGISIPPRVDPITYFLLEKPKAHCEYFASGTALLLRLAGVPCRYVTGYIVRERNHYDQYWVARNRHAHAWVEAWDTERGWVTVESTPAAGQPEYYAPSGTRQYWEAFIGQFARLKTALQQGQWLLALSEAQLPLLLLVLGVVLWFVFQWMFRLILKILQERAAFKQNPVHIQELHLLLAQMDRLLVKQKLVRKPGETLTQFSRRIQNQTVSQWYQKYASSRFMPENESAMALVIQLKQQLQEYRNQKTPG, encoded by the coding sequence ATGAATGGGCAACGTACTATCGCGTTTACGATGATCAGCCTGGAATGTGCTACTTTCGGAATTCTATCTGAGACACTGTTTTTCCCTTTCAGTATCATCTTACTGGCTGCGCTCTCGTATGCTGCTCTGCTACGGTATCCGTTTTCACGACGTCAGGTATTCTGGACGACCAGCATTCTGGCCATTCTGTTTATGGCCAAATACATGATGTATCAGCATGAATTTGGCCTGGACCGTCTGGCGATCCGCACACCTCTGGCTTATGCAGCGGCGCAATTTGTCATCACCGTGCAACTGCGTCAGATGTTCGACAGTCACTTTGACCGTTTTCTGCCAAATTCGTTTCCTCTGTTTGGAATCGTAACGTTTATTCTGATCGGAGACATTTTAGTTTATGGATCGAAGGGCCAGTATTACCAGGTACTGGTCTTTGGTTACATCCTGTTGACGGGGGTGTTCTATCAGTTTGGACATGCAGTGCGGAAGCCCGTCAAGACGGTGAAGAAACGCTGGTCAGTGTATATGATTCGAGCTGGTATTTTCGGGGTGATCTGTCTGATGGGCTGGTTGACGGCGACGGGTTTAGATCGGTACGAACGCGAACTGGATCAGTTGTATTACCGGCTGATCGAACCGCGAACAGGAGGAGTGGCATCGCGTGCCGGATTTTCGACGATTTCACGACTCGGGAGTCTGAGTAAACAGTTTGATGCGGGGGCTGAGCAGGTCAAACTGCGCGTGCAGTCAACTGATGAGCCAGGCTACTTTCGCGGGCGGGCCTTCGTGCAGTTTTTCAACTCCGAGTGGCATTCCGAAATTGGAAATCATAATGCTGCCATCATTGCGGTTCCTCCTGCTGGTGTGCAGGCTACCGTGCCTCAGGATGGAACCTGGTTTCAGATCGGGCAGGCCAAGTCATCAAACTGGATCGAATATCAGGTCTGGTCTGAAGTGCCAGGGCATATTTTTGCTCCCCTGAACACGCCACTGGTTTATGCCGTTGCCGACAGCGTGCAGTTTGACAGCCAGGATATCCTGACATCGCGTTCAATGGAAAGTGGATTTCCCTACTCGCTTTATTATCCGCGTCACCAGTTGCCACATCGTCCCGAATCGGAACAGGCTTTGAAGCGGCTGTTGCAGGTACCTTACAATATTTCGTCAGAGATTCAGATACTGACACAAGAGGTTTTTGCAGGCTGTAAGACACCGGCTGCGAAGATCGAACGGGTTCAAGCGTACTTTCAGAATAACTATGAGTATGGACTGGGGATTTCAATACCGCCGCGAGTCGATCCCATTACCTACTTCCTACTGGAAAAGCCCAAAGCCCACTGCGAGTATTTTGCATCCGGGACCGCGTTACTGTTAAGGCTGGCTGGTGTTCCGTGCCGGTATGTTACTGGTTATATTGTGCGGGAGCGAAATCATTACGATCAGTATTGGGTGGCCCGAAATCGACATGCTCATGCCTGGGTTGAAGCCTGGGATACAGAACGTGGCTGGGTGACCGTAGAGTCGACACCTGCTGCGGGGCAACCTGAATATTATGCACCCAGTGGAACACGCCAGTACTGGGAAGCCTTTATCGGCCAGTTCGCCCGCCTGAAAACAGCATTACAGCAGGGCCAGTGGCTCCTGGCATTGTCGGAAGCGCAGCTGCCTTTGTTGCTGCTGGTTCTGGGGGTGGTGCTCTGGTTTGTTTTTCAGTGGATGTTTCGTCTCATTTTGAAAATATTACAGGAGCGGGCTGCCTTTAAGCAAAATCCGGTCCATATTCAGGAACTGCATCTGCTGCTGGCGCAGATGGATCGCCTGCTGGTAAAACAGAAACTGGTCCGGAAGCCTGGTGAAACATTGACGCAGTTTTCCCGACGGATTCAGAATCAGACTGTGTCGCAGTGGTATCAGAAGTATGCCAGCAGCCGTTTTATGCCCGAAAATGAATCTGCAATGGCATTGGTGATACAGTTAAAACAGCAGTTGCAGGAATATCGCAATCAAAAAACACCGGGATAA
- a CDS encoding AAA family ATPase yields MLSLLRKNLSSVIRGKSESIDMMMVALLSNGSVLMEDVPGTGKTTLAKALARSLDVPFNRVQFTPDLLPTDILGSSIYNPVDGTFHFREGPIFCNILLADEINRASPRTQSALLEAMSEAQATIEGVRYLLPSPFFVLATQNPVDFHGTYPLPEAQLDRFLIHLQLGYPDAENEIDILFSQSTEHPVDHLERVLNHEEVVQMQDQVKTVHVDQSVARYMIDLVNTTRNDPRLKLGVSPRGSLMLFRASQAIAFLKGRNYVLPDDVQHMAEYVLAHRLILTSKAKYSSITKLDVVKDIVNKVKVPT; encoded by the coding sequence ATGCTAAGTTTGTTAAGAAAAAATCTGAGCAGCGTGATACGTGGGAAATCAGAGAGCATCGACATGATGATGGTGGCGTTGCTCTCGAACGGTTCGGTCCTGATGGAAGATGTGCCCGGCACTGGTAAGACGACACTGGCTAAAGCACTGGCCCGCTCTCTGGACGTCCCTTTCAACCGGGTGCAGTTTACTCCTGATCTACTGCCGACAGATATTCTTGGTTCTTCGATTTATAATCCCGTGGATGGCACGTTTCATTTCCGGGAAGGACCGATCTTCTGTAATATTCTGCTGGCAGATGAAATCAATCGTGCTTCTCCGCGGACACAGTCTGCGTTGCTGGAAGCGATGAGTGAAGCCCAGGCGACGATTGAAGGCGTGCGTTATCTGTTGCCTTCTCCTTTCTTCGTGCTGGCGACGCAGAATCCGGTTGACTTTCACGGCACGTACCCGCTGCCGGAAGCGCAGCTGGACCGCTTTCTGATTCACCTGCAGCTGGGTTATCCTGATGCAGAAAATGAAATCGATATTTTATTTTCGCAGTCGACGGAGCATCCAGTCGACCATCTGGAACGGGTTTTGAATCACGAGGAAGTGGTTCAAATGCAGGACCAGGTGAAAACGGTACACGTTGATCAAAGTGTGGCTCGCTATATGATTGACCTGGTGAATACCACGCGCAATGATCCCCGATTAAAATTAGGCGTCAGCCCCCGTGGTTCGCTGATGCTGTTTCGGGCATCCCAGGCAATTGCGTTTCTGAAAGGTCGAAATTATGTATTGCCAGATGATGTGCAGCATATGGCTGAGTATGTGTTGGCGCACCGGCTGATTTTAACCTCGAAAGCAAAATACAGCAGTATTACCAAACTGGATGTCGTGAAGGATATCGTGAATAAAGTAAAAGTGCCTACGTAG
- a CDS encoding DUF58 domain-containing protein — translation MHVSEYDPYSSKIRKKDSFTNRLLLVRMHKHYWYYRMTYPGKILLFGFFLSGIGTISVSVPIYNLFSVLMALILVDGIASWIFRPRCDLKGDFPAQTTAGQPAVGHFTVTNRGWFPIYDMAVAFRWLERPLSQTDRDDTLGCLSRGESVDVTVTINAPQRGFYALPKLGVHTLFPFHLNRSGNAALPGKSLLVLPAFHQLTSVDLPVGSKFQPGGIALTSNVGESPEYVGNREYVPGEPARRLDFRSWARLGKPVVREYQEEYYCRVALILDTYMPPDPWLIEKLKAIGQRYQPISTEKQPMNVLEAGISLTASIADALSRGEYLIDLFAAGPELYVFRAGRHTAHFDNVLEILSCVDRCLDDPFETIGPAVFEELSNVSTAVCIFLDWDEQREQMARAVLDSGSSLKAIIIHEGETTLPYNADEFGPAYQFTPDDIARGKVESV, via the coding sequence ATGCATGTCTCGGAATACGATCCTTATTCATCGAAGATCAGAAAAAAAGATTCCTTTACCAATCGCCTGCTGCTCGTGCGGATGCACAAGCATTACTGGTATTATCGCATGACCTATCCGGGGAAGATCCTGCTGTTTGGATTCTTTCTGTCAGGCATCGGCACAATTTCTGTTTCCGTCCCCATTTATAACCTGTTCAGCGTGCTGATGGCGTTGATTCTGGTAGACGGAATCGCTTCGTGGATCTTTCGTCCCCGCTGTGATCTGAAGGGGGATTTTCCTGCTCAGACGACCGCCGGCCAGCCAGCCGTCGGACATTTCACCGTGACGAACCGGGGCTGGTTTCCCATTTATGATATGGCCGTTGCATTTCGCTGGCTGGAACGACCACTGTCGCAGACGGATCGAGACGACACACTGGGATGTCTGTCGCGAGGGGAATCGGTCGATGTTACTGTCACTATCAATGCCCCGCAGCGCGGATTTTACGCGTTGCCTAAGCTAGGCGTTCATACGCTGTTCCCGTTTCATCTTAATCGTTCCGGAAATGCGGCATTACCTGGAAAATCACTGCTGGTACTGCCTGCTTTTCATCAGTTGACCAGTGTCGATCTGCCAGTGGGGAGCAAGTTCCAACCGGGAGGAATCGCGTTGACATCCAACGTGGGTGAATCACCGGAGTATGTTGGAAACCGGGAATATGTCCCGGGTGAGCCCGCCCGGCGTCTGGATTTTCGTTCGTGGGCGCGGCTGGGTAAGCCTGTGGTCCGAGAGTATCAAGAAGAATATTATTGTCGGGTTGCTTTGATTCTGGATACTTATATGCCCCCCGATCCGTGGCTGATTGAGAAGCTGAAAGCAATTGGTCAGCGATATCAGCCCATTTCTACTGAGAAGCAGCCAATGAATGTTCTCGAAGCGGGAATCAGTCTGACAGCATCGATTGCAGATGCTCTGTCGCGCGGAGAATATCTGATCGATCTGTTCGCTGCGGGCCCGGAGTTGTATGTGTTTCGTGCCGGCCGGCATACCGCGCACTTTGACAATGTACTGGAGATCCTGTCATGTGTAGACCGCTGTCTGGATGATCCGTTCGAGACGATTGGTCCGGCTGTCTTTGAAGAGTTGTCCAATGTCTCGACAGCCGTTTGCATTTTTCTGGACTGGGACGAACAGCGGGAGCAGATGGCACGCGCCGTTCTGGATTCCGGTTCGAGTCTGAAGGCCATCATCATTCATGAAGGTGAAACGACCCTGCCTTATAATGCGGATGAGTTTGGACCCGCTTACCAGTTTACCCCGGACGACATCGCGAGGGGGAAGGTGGAATCGGTATGA
- a CDS encoding tetratricopeptide repeat protein, whose product MSDKAQDKSISTTQKKRMLLSAGLLIVVLSSPLWARGFWIDFLQNRAESNLLARDPERSLKWLGYAQALDDQNARTRILLARAYRKSRDMEQAYAALKDYYELAGSTNAFQQEQWLLKAQIGNNSDLQMHLSEMLIEPEGNVQDICETYVNSCILNYQFNDALQILELWEADFPNDPLPNFMRGKMYEHKLGWQEAITEYQTTLKKDPGYAAAAYSLGRIQLTLKKTEEALEYYQRAIDSTENQSPAKVGIARCLRLMNRNDEAKQLLREVLALSVEQLQAEYQAMGDHKFEGRTAAQLAMGNLELADKNYEAALKWLEPAAKANPLDLGIKNSLALVYSRLGRKTEAKELSRVIKETNDALANIQQLLDQVQLKPADPELRFQIGKMYLNYVAEEQGVVWLNSVLLYQPDHLGAHIELARYYESNQSRGKNFQRLAELHRKQADASDTKPEQTP is encoded by the coding sequence GTGAGTGACAAAGCTCAAGACAAATCCATTTCCACGACACAAAAAAAACGGATGCTACTGTCAGCTGGATTGTTGATAGTCGTGTTGAGTTCACCCCTGTGGGCGCGGGGGTTCTGGATCGATTTTCTGCAGAACCGTGCGGAATCAAATCTGCTGGCCCGTGATCCGGAACGGTCGTTGAAATGGCTTGGTTACGCGCAGGCACTGGATGATCAGAATGCCAGAACCAGGATTCTGCTGGCTCGTGCTTATCGGAAGTCACGAGATATGGAACAGGCTTATGCTGCGCTGAAAGACTATTATGAACTGGCAGGTTCGACGAATGCGTTTCAACAGGAGCAATGGCTACTCAAAGCACAGATTGGAAATAATTCAGATCTCCAGATGCATCTGAGTGAAATGCTGATCGAACCAGAAGGCAATGTGCAGGATATCTGTGAGACCTATGTCAACAGTTGTATTTTGAATTACCAGTTCAACGATGCGTTGCAGATCCTCGAGCTGTGGGAAGCAGATTTTCCGAATGATCCGTTGCCGAATTTCATGCGAGGCAAAATGTATGAGCACAAGCTTGGCTGGCAGGAGGCGATTACGGAATATCAGACGACATTAAAAAAAGATCCCGGGTATGCAGCGGCTGCTTACAGCCTGGGACGAATTCAGCTGACATTGAAAAAAACAGAAGAGGCGCTGGAATATTACCAGCGGGCCATCGACTCCACCGAGAATCAATCTCCGGCCAAAGTCGGCATCGCACGCTGTTTGCGATTGATGAACAGGAATGATGAGGCAAAGCAACTGTTGCGGGAAGTTCTGGCGTTGAGTGTCGAGCAGCTGCAGGCTGAATACCAGGCGATGGGAGATCACAAGTTTGAGGGGCGTACGGCGGCTCAATTGGCGATGGGGAATCTGGAGCTGGCAGATAAAAATTATGAAGCGGCCCTGAAATGGCTGGAGCCTGCCGCTAAGGCCAATCCGCTGGATCTGGGAATCAAGAATTCACTGGCTCTGGTTTACAGTCGCCTGGGCAGGAAGACAGAAGCAAAAGAACTCAGCCGGGTGATCAAGGAGACCAATGATGCGCTGGCAAATATTCAGCAGTTGCTCGATCAGGTTCAACTGAAACCCGCTGATCCTGAGTTGCGGTTTCAGATCGGGAAAATGTATCTGAACTATGTCGCCGAAGAGCAGGGGGTCGTCTGGCTCAACAGCGTGTTACTGTACCAGCCGGATCACCTCGGAGCGCATATAGAACTGGCTCGGTATTATGAAAGCAATCAGTCACGTGGCAAGAATTTTCAAAGGCTGGCAGAATTACATCGTAAACAGGCAGATGCTTCAGACACAAAGCCGGAACAGACTCCATAG
- a CDS encoding metallophosphoesterase, which yields MKSYLLLLCMLFIPATISAAEIQQIWLTHRSHQPDKIVVNWSTSLPGNSIVYFGLTPDSMTTVKAEGSTTLHHVEIPLTARDALYHYRVQTGNQFSDLATFKAYPTDSLRVAIVADWQSRPDLSSLLKDNVHLLLTAGDNISNLWQTCGPGKPDCIQPYLDLIGAYPELFRSTPFMPILGNHDREVYPRGKKPPKHAVYDVDATAFRRFFELPDEEWKWKYDIPDFNILFVGLDFNHISDLGSTWQTCHPLNRDSKQYCWYESITQNPPGHLVTLYNERNATMRNQLQGDWERLFQRGTLCVTGFGYFAERAEAGGVTYYNTSLSGTGAQYADPHAKFLAGKDSYLLLHSDRNSGVLTVELKSLKNEVLDRQRFPPRSKK from the coding sequence ATGAAATCTTATTTGCTCTTACTCTGCATGCTTTTCATTCCAGCTACCATTTCAGCAGCAGAAATCCAACAGATCTGGCTGACGCATCGCTCACATCAACCGGATAAAATCGTAGTCAACTGGTCCACATCCCTGCCCGGTAACTCCATTGTGTACTTTGGCCTGACCCCTGATTCCATGACAACGGTCAAGGCAGAAGGCTCTACGACACTACATCATGTGGAAATCCCACTCACCGCGCGAGATGCTCTTTACCACTATCGGGTCCAGACGGGAAATCAGTTTTCCGACCTGGCGACCTTCAAAGCATATCCCACTGATTCGCTCCGCGTTGCCATCGTTGCAGACTGGCAGTCGCGCCCCGATCTTTCGAGTCTGTTGAAAGACAATGTCCATCTACTGCTGACCGCCGGGGACAACATCAGCAATCTCTGGCAGACCTGCGGCCCTGGAAAGCCAGACTGCATTCAACCCTACCTCGACCTGATCGGCGCTTATCCAGAACTGTTTCGATCGACGCCCTTTATGCCAATCCTGGGAAATCATGACCGGGAAGTGTATCCCCGAGGTAAAAAGCCGCCGAAACATGCCGTCTATGATGTGGATGCTACCGCCTTTCGCCGCTTCTTTGAACTACCTGATGAAGAATGGAAATGGAAATATGACATCCCTGATTTTAATATCCTGTTCGTCGGCCTTGATTTCAATCACATTTCCGATCTCGGCTCCACCTGGCAGACCTGCCACCCCCTGAATCGGGATTCAAAGCAATATTGCTGGTACGAATCTATTACGCAAAATCCTCCCGGGCATCTGGTGACACTCTATAACGAGCGCAATGCCACCATGCGTAATCAACTTCAGGGAGACTGGGAGCGACTGTTCCAGCGTGGAACGCTCTGTGTGACCGGATTCGGTTATTTTGCCGAACGGGCCGAAGCTGGTGGAGTCACATATTACAATACTTCCCTCAGCGGCACAGGGGCGCAGTACGCCGACCCGCATGCAAAATTTCTGGCCGGCAAAGACAGCTATCTGCTGTTGCACAGTGATCGAAATTCGGGTGTGCTGACCGTGGAACTGAAAAGTCTGAAAAATGAAGTGCTGGATCGCCAGCGTTTTCCCCCGCGATCAAAAAAGTAA
- a CDS encoding sulfatase, which produces MQLMSRCTLLLMITVACLADMPLSADEKTKQKKPLNFVFILVDDLGFMDVGCNNPQTFYETPNINQLAQTGMRFTNGYAANPVCSPTRYSIMTGKYPTRVDATNFFSGKRAGKFLPAPLNDKMPLSETTIAEALKEHGYSTFFAGKWHLGPTQEFWPEKQGFDINRGGWHRGGPYGGGKYFSPYGNPRLTDGPKGEHLPDRLASETAQFIDEHRDEPFFAYLAFYSVHTPLMGPGPLVTKYKEKAKRLGLSDQEEFADEEQVFPVDEQRRVRILQNHAVYAAMVESMDKAVGKVLRQLEESGVAENTVVMLTADNGGLSTSEGSPTSNLPLRGGKGWLYEGGIREVFLIRWPGETESGSVCEEPVITTDFYPTILDLAGLPLKPKQHLDGVSLKRLLQGKEPLKRDALYWHYPHYSNQGGIPGGAIRVGDWKLIERFEDGQVHLYHLKEDQSEKQDLAAKYPERVSAMRKQLHKWYQETDAKFLQAKPGGPAPWRPGS; this is translated from the coding sequence ATGCAACTGATGTCGCGCTGCACGTTACTGTTGATGATCACGGTCGCTTGTCTGGCAGACATGCCGTTGTCTGCTGATGAGAAAACCAAGCAGAAAAAACCGCTGAACTTTGTGTTTATCCTGGTGGATGACCTCGGGTTTATGGATGTGGGTTGCAATAATCCGCAGACTTTTTATGAGACGCCAAATATCAATCAACTGGCGCAGACCGGTATGCGGTTTACCAACGGATACGCGGCCAATCCGGTCTGCAGTCCGACGCGTTACAGCATTATGACGGGAAAATATCCGACCCGCGTGGATGCGACGAACTTTTTTTCGGGGAAGCGAGCCGGGAAATTCCTGCCTGCGCCACTCAACGACAAAATGCCCTTAAGCGAAACGACGATTGCAGAGGCACTCAAAGAACACGGATATTCCACATTTTTCGCAGGCAAGTGGCATCTGGGACCGACGCAAGAGTTCTGGCCTGAAAAACAGGGTTTTGACATTAACCGTGGCGGCTGGCATCGTGGCGGTCCATATGGTGGGGGAAAATATTTCTCACCTTATGGAAACCCCCGTTTGACGGATGGGCCGAAGGGAGAGCATCTACCCGATCGCCTGGCGAGCGAGACGGCTCAGTTTATAGATGAACACCGGGATGAACCGTTCTTCGCCTATCTCGCCTTTTATTCAGTACACACTCCGTTGATGGGGCCTGGTCCGCTGGTGACCAAATACAAAGAAAAAGCAAAACGACTGGGGCTGAGCGATCAGGAAGAGTTCGCAGACGAAGAGCAGGTGTTTCCCGTCGATGAGCAGCGACGTGTACGGATCCTGCAGAATCATGCCGTGTATGCGGCGATGGTGGAGTCGATGGATAAAGCGGTCGGTAAAGTGCTGCGTCAGCTGGAAGAGTCGGGGGTGGCTGAGAATACGGTGGTGATGTTGACCGCTGATAATGGGGGGCTGAGTACATCGGAGGGTTCACCCACATCCAACCTGCCTTTACGCGGAGGGAAAGGCTGGCTGTATGAAGGGGGGATCCGGGAAGTGTTTCTGATTCGCTGGCCAGGGGAAACGGAGTCGGGCAGCGTCTGCGAGGAACCTGTGATTACGACCGATTTTTATCCCACGATTCTGGATCTGGCAGGACTGCCTCTGAAGCCGAAACAGCATCTGGACGGTGTGAGTCTGAAACGATTACTGCAGGGAAAGGAACCGCTGAAACGGGATGCCCTGTATTGGCATTACCCGCATTATTCCAATCAGGGAGGCATTCCCGGCGGTGCGATTCGTGTGGGTGACTGGAAACTGATTGAACGATTCGAAGACGGACAGGTGCACCTGTACCATCTGAAAGAAGATCAAAGTGAGAAGCAGGATCTGGCGGCGAAGTATCCGGAGCGTGTCTCTGCGATGCGCAAGCAGCTTCACAAGTGGTACCAGGAGACCGATGCAAAGTTTCTTCAAGCGAAACCAGGTGGACCGGCACCCTGGCGACCTGGCTCATAA